From the Cyanobium sp. M30B3 genome, the window CAGCCACGTGGCCGCCCTGCGCGAGCGCATCCGCAGTGGCATCGAGGTGGTAGCCAGTGATCGGGGCTCCCGCCTGCGGGTGGGGGTGGCGGGTGAAGAGGGGCTGGCTCCGCCATGACCTGCCCTTCCCTCGAGCTGGTGGCGGTGTACGGCACCCTCAAGCGCGGCGAGTGCAACCACCGGTTGCTGGCGGCCAGCCGCTGGCTGGGGCCGGTGCTGATCAGCCGGCTGCGGCTCTACAGCCTGGGCCCCTATCCGATGGCTGTGGCCTGCGACGACCCGGCGGCCACGGTGGCGGCGGAGCTGTATGCGGTTTCGGCAGCGGTGCTGGCCCAGCTGGATGAGCTGGAGGACCACCCGCGGGAATACGAGCGGCGGCAGCTGCCCCTCGCGGACGGCCGGCTGGCCTGGGTGTACCTGGGCCGCTGCGGCCAGGTGCGCGGTCGCCCCCTGCTGGCGGACGGCCAGTGGCGGGGCGGTGGCTGAACGGATCAGCGCTCGCCCAGCAGTTCGACCCAGGTGGGCGCCGGACCGTGGGGCCGCACGCTGGCCGCCCTGGCCCCGGATGGCCTCACGCCGGCCGGCTTGGCGGCGCTCGGCTTGTGGACGGGTTTCATGGCAGTGGGATGGCGGGTGGGGGTTGCTCGGGTGAGCGCCGGGGTGATGGAGGGTTCAGTCATGGTTTTTCTGGTTCGGAGTGAAGGGCAGGAAGGGTGGTCTGCTGCTGAACCGGGTGCATGGCGGAGGCCGCAGCCGCGGCGGAGCGTTCGAGACTCCGTTCCGTGCCGACCGGCGGCGCGCCGCCCTGCTCAGCGCAGAGCAGCTGTGCGCTGTTCCGCTAAGGGCTTTTCCGGTGTAAGCGGGCGCTCAGGAAGCTGATCCTCAGGGGGTTGGTCCTGGGAGAGCGAAATTCAGTGAAGCCGCCCGTCAGCACCCGGCGTGGCTTGTGAAATCAGGCTCAGCTTTCAGGAGTTGGGTGTTCAGCACCCCTACCTGTGATCACCCTACACCCAGTGGCTGCAGCCTGAGCGCATGCTCTCAGACAATGCTATGCGCAACAAGGCTTAAACGGATTGACTATGGGTTAGGATCCTGCGCAAGCGAGGGGGTCCCCGCCGGCAGCCGCCGGCCAGCCACTCCCTCGAGCCCTGGCCGGCCAGCGGGTCGGCTCCACTTCCATCCCTTTCCCATTCCCAATCAGACCCATGCTTGACCGTGTTCCCAATGTCACCTTCCACACCCGCGTGCGGGATGAGTCGGTGCCCGGCCCCAACCCCTACCGCTGGCAGGACCTCAGCAGCGACGCGATCTTCAAGGGCCGCAAGGTGGTGCTGTTCGCCCTGCCCGGTGCCTTCACCCCCACCTGCTCCTCCAACCACCTTCCCCGCTACGAGGAGCTCTATGAGGAGTTCCGCGCCCACGGCGTGGACCAGATCATCTGCCTGTCGGTGAACGACGCCTTCGTGATGTTCCAGTGGGGC encodes:
- a CDS encoding gamma-glutamylcyclotransferase, giving the protein MVAVYGTLKRGECNHRLLAASRWLGPVLISRLRLYSLGPYPMAVACDDPAATVAAELYAVSAAVLAQLDELEDHPREYERRQLPLADGRLAWVYLGRCGQVRGRPLLADGQWRGGG